A single Neospora caninum Liverpool complete genome, chromosome VIIb DNA region contains:
- a CDS encoding Conserved possible MUS81 endonuclease, related, translated as MVFGAVAYPDQTVPEVHLDHCPSLGGDTCATAHAPPVETPETTVLIALTGIPVLASYPLPVSTPQEAAQLDGVGDYLAGFFGRVILNRADAPCHGGAVTSDPAPPPSSSWVASIGGDDSLEAGSPEECRELSAEAAATTEAGCRSPSSCGPSTALEVYLQRQRRAAERLAAFFLKRHKDPQSHPVPGREGFERCPGPGRGGEVYEVRESSGANEEGSRRTHDVAVSERAGGEQAELEEDRRDAPHKDPAKAGVSGSLFQADLSSSENQTECVHPLETKGVERRQKDFRKGSSAWTGLVCLYRLKAFGPRGVSRMQIKQEQEDLSKVYPCSGVSGSVLESLRVDQLIAVRRPCPAAVRAASATLAEQKLISARVPGGAPRELSSANQAVSEPAGEPLQAGVLNGDSFAGETALQRCLATLQKGEDSRAGEGREASADSGRCLAQKAPRQRRADERETLKLRLLKKCCHDHLELLFLTPEGEEVAKRLVEEVPELKRSSTDANSCVDVEALPPHLEKEQAQDLSGDQGKSRSLKETAGSEASSRGNTGAHGFTEGPSKLRLREKHSPSSLDEGDVSVESSSAESDANCKRGEDPELYPHPFSWLPLRKRRPQESESKDASPSHSHGACFHEPQATPKGRWRQVGDGLSSEGSLGEDAASATPSSTEGSRRLCRASGKSRAPVVVLDEEDEESNACGALERQGTSCRGTPPLGSPTACVGAATPVRRRADNRRPLTPAESPSVPAGFPVDHDAKESRRNAVAAREWSPVGHTFQVRLVLDNRERVEHGGGGWGGGMNRAEFLSSQLRRNGVPVELRPLPVGDALWVAQLRSVPAESAPSPHPTRERTPEVGSTAGSSSKPVEDREGHGAGSEGASPCKKGAASSPPVEFVLPIIVERKTLRDLSSSIRDGRYEDQKYRLMRCAGVTRVLYLVEGLLEASQCPAIPLSAATFAAPKRNPAGTTPSPHRVPGSQRPGILGGSPGPNAQGGGRTFLGGPLSTSAATTAAEIAAVRTAQVKTQLVNGFLLLNTTCPAHTVAMLTRIHRRLVRQFASDAVIPVETGDQICSEGISRRGAEAALGARGAAEAEFREGRRDVQTPGVETEMSVASASKDLGKVTQLFLRRKRMEQAGGLSGVGGTFGMSPWGASGTTEVVELLSWSAWLETNRQSAKYTVQEVFCRQLSVLPFLGKRGAAHIAKACGHPAAFARLLAAHPDDRRLRAALAAAAHSDQGKRGTGSCNRGTGDDENSGRLLQTPQRQNRPAGDETGDEDRHSASEDRESGGIRRDGAKRKRREGRLARREQGRVSAVNTGTARPQAISSKALALCRLLYQEEVPATVLDQMQPLAHASSALLEGTCSAATPSRDQMERGNIL; from the exons ATGGTCTTCGGCGCAGTGGCTTATCCAGATCAGACCGTCCCCGAAGTCCATCTGGATCACTGTCCCAGCTTGGGAGGCGACACGTGCGCCACAGCCCACGCCCCTCCAGTGGAGACCCCAGAGACAACAGTCCTGATAGCGCTCACGGGGATTCCAGTCTTGGCg TCGTACCCGCTTCCTGTCTCGACCCCGCAGGAGGCAGCGCAGCTGGACGGCGTCGGTGACTACCTCGCGGGCTTCTTCGGCCG AGTTATCCTCAATCGTGCCGATGCACCGTGTCACGGTGGCGCCGTCACGAGCGAccctgcgcctcctccgtcttcatCTTGGGTCGCCAGCATCGGTGGCGACGACAGCCTCGAGGCTGGGTCTCCAGAAGAATGCCGTGAACTCTCCGCTGAAGCAGCGGCTACCACGGAGGCGGGTtgtcgctctccctcttcatGCGGGCCTTCGACAGCCCTCGAGGTGTATCTACAGCGACAACGGCGCGCAGCCGAGCGCCTGGCTGCGTTTTTCCTGAAGAGGCACAAGGATCCACAAAGTCACCCGGTGCCAGGGCGGGAGGGCTTCGAAAGATGCCCGGGCCccgggagaggaggagaggtTTACGAAGTTCGCGAAAGCTCTGGAGCCAACGAGGAAGGATCGCGGCGGACACATGACGTTGCAGTTTCGGAGAGAGCCGGCGGGGAGCAAGCGGAgctcgaagaagacagacggGATGCACCACACAAGGACCCCGCGAAAGCGGGCGTTTCCGGCAGTCTCTTCCAGGCGGACCTTTCGAGCAGCGAAAATCAAACTGAATGCGTTCACCCGCTGGAAACGAAAGGTGTCGAGCGCCGGCAGAAGGACTTTCGAAAGGGTTCAAGTGCCTGGACCGGGCTGGTGTGTCTCTACAGACTTAAGGCTTTCGGTCCGAGAGGCGTCAGTCGCATGCAAATCAAGCAGGAACAAGAAGATCTCTCAAAG GTCTATCCCTGTAGCGGTGTCTCAGGGAGCGTCTTGGAGAGCCTTCGAGTCGACCAGCTTATAGCGGTCCGCCGGCCGTGTCCTGCCGCCGTTCGCGCGGCTTCTGCGACTCTGGCTGAGCAAAAACTGATCTCTGCTCGCGTGCCTGGTGGTGCCCCGCGGGAGTTGTCCTCTGCGAACCAGGCCGTGAGTGAACCTGCCGGCGAACCTCTGCAAGCAGGAGTCCTGAATGGCGACAGTTTTGCTGGCGAGACCGCGCTGCAAAGGTGTCTCGCGACActgcagaaaggagaggactCACGGGCtggcgaaggccgagaggcCAGTGCGGACTCGGGTCGTTGTCTTGCCCAGAAAGCACCGCGCCAGCGAAGAGCGGATGAAAGGGAAACCCTGAAACTCCGGCTGCTGAAGAAGTGTTGTCACGATCACCTCGAGCTCCTTTTTCTGACCccagaaggggaagaagtgGCCAAGCGTCTGGTGGAGGAAGTGCCCGAACTAAAGCGCTCCTCCACAGACGCAAACTCTTGCGTGGACGTGGAGGCATTGCCGCCTCACCTCGAGAAAGAACAGGCTCAAGATCTTTCTGGGGACCAAGGGAAATCCCGGAGTTTGAAGGAAAccgcaggaagcgaggccAGCAGCAGGGGGAACACAGGTGCGCATGGGTTCACTGAAGGGCCAAGTAAGCTCAGATTACGCGAAAAGCATTCGCCGTCGTCCCTCGACGAGGGGGATGTCTCGGTGGAAAGCTCGAGCGCTGAGTCTGACGCAAACtgcaagagaggcgaagacccGGAGCTCTATCCGCACCCCTTTTCTTGGCTACCCCTGCGGAAACGAAGACCGCAGGAGTcagaaagcaaagacgcgTCACCTTCCCACTCTCATGGAGCATGTTTCCACGAGCCCCAGGCGACGCCAAAAGGTCGCTGGCGGCAGGTCGGCGACGGCCTCTCGTCGGAAGGCAGCCTtggagaggacgcggcgtCTGCTACCCCCAGCAGCACAGAAGGTTCGCGAAGGCTTTGCAGAGCGTCTGGGAAGAGTAGAGCACCAGTTGTTGTCTTggatgaagaggacgaggagtcgaacgcctgcggcgcgctCGAGCGACAAGGGACGAGTTGTAGGGGTACCCCTCCCCTCGGCTCTccaactgcatgcgttggAGCCGCCACACCGGTGCGCCGACGCGCAGACAACAGGCGACCTCTCACACCGGCGGAGTCACCTTCTGTGCCTGCGGGGTTTCCGGTCGACCACGACGCGAAGGAGTCTCGCAGAAACGCTGTCGCCGCCCGGGAGTGGAGCCCCGTTGGCCACACTTTTCAGGTTCGCCTGGTGCTCGACAACCGCGAGCGCGTCGAACATGGCGGGGGCGGGTGGGGCGGCGGGATGAACCGAGCCgagttcctctcttcccagCTGCGACGGAACGGTGTCCCCGTGGAGTTGCGGCCGCTTCCAGTTGGAGACGCCCTGTGGGTTGCTCAGTTGCGCTCAGTTCCGGCTGAGTCTGCGCCGAGCCCCCACCCCACCCGAGAAAGGACTCCTGAGGTCGGTTCCACTGCAGGGTCGAGTTCAAAGCCGGtagaagacagggaaggccACGGGGCTGGTTCAGAGGGAGCGTCGCCGTGCAAGAAAGGTGCTGCGTCCTCCCCGCCGGTGGAATTTGTGTTGCCCATCATTGTGGAGCGCAAGACACTGCGAGATCTGAGTTCGTCCATCCGCGATGGCCGCTACGAAGACCAGAAATATCGGCTGATGCGTTGCGCGGGCGTCACGCGAGTTCTGTACCTCGTTGAGGGCTTGCTCGAGGCATCGCAGTGTCCCGCgatccctctctctgccgccacCTTTGCTGCGCCGAAGCGCAACCCTGCAGGGACGACGCCAAGTCCCCATCGTGTTCCCGGCTCGCAACGTCCAGGGATTCTCGGCGGATCTCCTGGGCCAAACGCCCAAGGAGGCGGTCGAACGTTTCTCGGCGGGCCGCTGTCGACATCGGCTGCTACTACGGCGGCCGAGATTGCCGCTGTACGGACGGCGCAAGTCAAGACGCAACTTGTCAATGGTTTCTTGCTTCTCAACACCACCTGTCCAGCGCACACTGTCGCCATGCTGACTCGAATTCACAGACGGCTAGTCCGACAGTTCGCTTCAGATGCCGTCATCCCGGTGGAAACGGGAGACCAGATCTGCTCCGAAGGAATCTCACGACGGGGAGCTGAGGCCGCCTTAGGAGCTCGTGGCGCTGCTGAGGCCGAGTTCCGAGAAGGTCGTCGCGACGTTCAGACGCCTGGCGTCGAGACAGAGATGTCAGTTGCATCAGCGAGCAAGGATCTTGGAAAGGTGACGCAGCTGTTTCTCCGGCGCAAAAGAATGGAGCAAGCAGGAGGCTTGTCGGGAGTAGGCGGCACGTTCGGGATGAGTCCTTGGGGCGCCTCCGGGACGACAGAAGTCGTGGAACTTCTCTCGTGGTCAGCCTGGCTGGAGACGAACCGCCAAAGTGCAAAGTATACGGTGCAGGAGGTTTTTTGTAGGCAATTGAGTGTCTTGCCGTTCCTCGGAAAACGCGGCGCTGCTCACATTGCCAAAGCCTGCGGTCACCCCGCAGCATTTGCTCGACTTCTCGCGGCGCATCCCGACGaccgccgcctccgcgcaGCGTTAGCCGCGGCGGCGCACTCAGAccaaggaaaacgcggaacgGGATCCTGCAACCGAGGGACGGGGGACGACGAGAACAGCGGCAGATTGCTCCAGACGCCACAAAGACAAAACCGACCGGCTGGCGACGAAACAGGAGATGAGGACAGACACTCGGCAAGTGAAGACCGGGAGTCCGGCGGGATACGGCGCGATGGGGCGAAACGCAAACGTCGCGAGGGCCGCCTCGCCCGACGAGAACAAGgacgtgtctccgccgttaACACGGGGACTGCTCGGCCGCAAGCGATCAGCAGCAAA GCGCTGGCGCTGTGCAGGTTGCTTTACCAGGAAGAAGTTCCTGCGACTGTCCTCGACCAAATGCAGCCGCTAGCTCACGCTTCGTCTGCACTTCTGGAGGGGACGTGTTCAGCCGCCACGCCTTCCAGGGACCAGATGGAGCGCGGAAATATTCTCTGA